From Bacillus pumilus, one genomic window encodes:
- a CDS encoding DsbA family oxidoreductase, whose protein sequence is MKVQIWSDIACPFCYIGKKQLETALEQFPQKEQVEIEFKSFELDPHAPVDVDYDVHDMLVKKYGMSRSQAMAMNEQVKQAGKEKGIDFQFDPLVLTNTFDAHRLAQYAGQMGKGDFVMGELFQAYFTDGKHVGDRQTLLDIAEKAGLDLKEVQQVLGGEEFADHVREDEKEARQLGISAVPFFLLNGKYSVAGAQPPDTFLRALETAWTEEAAQAEKAAANSFEAACADGVCAVPAPKEEI, encoded by the coding sequence ATGAAAGTACAAATCTGGTCAGATATCGCCTGTCCTTTTTGTTATATAGGAAAAAAACAACTAGAAACAGCGCTTGAACAATTCCCTCAAAAGGAACAGGTAGAAATCGAGTTTAAAAGCTTTGAGCTTGATCCACATGCACCCGTTGATGTCGATTATGATGTCCATGATATGCTCGTCAAAAAATATGGGATGAGCCGCAGCCAGGCCATGGCGATGAATGAGCAGGTGAAGCAGGCCGGCAAAGAGAAGGGAATCGATTTTCAATTTGATCCACTCGTGTTGACAAACACCTTTGATGCCCATCGATTGGCGCAATATGCTGGTCAAATGGGCAAAGGCGATTTCGTCATGGGAGAGCTGTTTCAAGCATATTTTACAGATGGAAAGCATGTTGGTGATCGTCAAACCCTTTTAGATATTGCAGAAAAAGCAGGTCTTGATTTGAAGGAAGTGCAGCAAGTTCTAGGCGGCGAAGAGTTTGCAGATCATGTACGAGAGGACGAAAAAGAGGCGAGACAGCTTGGTATTTCTGCTGTTCCTTTCTTCTTATTGAATGGCAAATATTCAGTGGCAGGTGCACAGCCACCCGATACCTTCCTTCGTGCACTTGAAACGGCTTGGACAGAAGAAGCAGCTCAAGCTGAGAAAGCGGCTGCCAATTCATTTGAAGCAGCATGTGCAGACGGCGTATGCGCAGTGCCTGCCCCTAAAGAAGAGATCTAA
- the hxlA gene encoding 3-hexulose-6-phosphate synthase: MKLQLALDLVNIPEAIELIKEVEAFIDVVEIGTPVVINEGLRAVKEVKQAFPNLRVLADLKIMDAAGYEVQQASEAGADIVTILAAAEDMSIQGAVKEAKARGKQILVDMIGIKDIAGRAKELDELGVDYICVHTGYDLQAVGQNSFADLMTIKQVVKQAKTAIAGGIKLDTLPEVVKLNPDLIIVGGGIASQDNKAEVAAQMKQLIAQS, encoded by the coding sequence ATGAAATTACAATTAGCATTAGATTTAGTGAATATACCAGAAGCGATTGAGCTGATCAAAGAAGTAGAAGCATTTATTGATGTGGTTGAAATTGGGACACCTGTTGTGATCAATGAAGGCTTGCGTGCTGTAAAAGAAGTCAAACAGGCATTTCCGAATTTACGTGTACTCGCTGATCTGAAAATTATGGATGCGGCCGGTTATGAAGTGCAGCAGGCATCTGAAGCTGGAGCGGATATCGTCACCATTCTTGCAGCGGCAGAAGATATGTCCATTCAAGGAGCGGTGAAAGAAGCGAAAGCAAGAGGGAAACAAATTTTAGTTGATATGATTGGTATCAAAGATATCGCTGGCCGGGCAAAAGAGCTGGATGAGCTTGGAGTCGATTATATTTGTGTGCACACAGGCTATGACCTGCAAGCGGTTGGTCAAAACTCATTTGCTGACCTTATGACCATTAAACAAGTCGTCAAACAAGCGAAAACAGCCATTGCAGGCGGAATTAAGCTTGATACGTTACCTGAAGTCGTGAAGTTAAATCCTGATTTGATCATTGTCGGCGGCGGTATCGCAAGCCAGGACAATAAAGCAGAAGTGGCTGCACAAATGAAGCAGCTGATCGCACAATCATGA
- the hxlB gene encoding 6-phospho-3-hexuloisomerase, whose protein sequence is MKTSDYVKAILNELSEHSPAIQDEQAERLVSSILAARKVFVAGAGRSGLMGKSFAMRLTHIGVKAYVIGETNTPSFTEEDLLIVGSGSGRTETLLILAKKAKAIGGKVAAFTLSVDSPLADLSDEVILLSGAPKDQKEGSHHTIQPMGSLFEQSLLLTYDAVILRLMEIKELDTHTMYGHHANLE, encoded by the coding sequence ATGAAGACCAGTGACTATGTGAAAGCCATTTTGAATGAGCTTTCTGAGCATTCCCCCGCTATTCAAGACGAACAAGCGGAGCGGCTTGTCTCAAGTATTTTAGCTGCAAGAAAGGTCTTTGTGGCAGGGGCTGGCAGATCTGGTTTGATGGGAAAATCATTTGCCATGAGACTCACACATATTGGCGTCAAGGCTTATGTAATCGGTGAGACCAATACTCCTTCCTTTACAGAAGAAGATCTCTTGATTGTTGGGAGCGGCTCTGGTCGAACAGAGACATTGCTAATCCTTGCAAAAAAGGCAAAAGCAATTGGCGGAAAAGTGGCAGCATTCACGCTTTCAGTTGACTCACCTCTAGCTGATCTATCGGATGAAGTCATTTTACTGTCAGGTGCGCCGAAGGATCAAAAGGAAGGAAGCCATCATACCATTCAGCCAATGGGCTCGCTATTTGAGCAATCGCTTCTTCTGACATACGATGCGGTCATTTTGCGTTTAATGGAAATAAAAGAGCTCGACACACATACAATGTACGGTCACCATGCAAATTTAGAATAG